Genomic DNA from Streptomyces sp. NBC_01298:
TCGACGAGGTGACCCCGGATCCGGCGTCCGCCGCGAGCCGCACCCGGCTGGCGGCGGAGGCCCCGGTGCTGGCCGCCGGCGGTACCGTCCTGCGGCCGGGTCTGGTGCTGGGCGCCGGTGACCGCTGGGTGGTCCCGGCCCTGGCCGAGCTGATGGACCGGGTCCCGGCCAGCTGGGACGGCGGCCGCGCCCTGCTGTCCGTGGTCGACGTCGGCGAGCTGGCCCGCCTGATCGACACCCTGGCCACGGCCCCCGGCCCCGCCGTGGGCGGGGTCCACCACGCGAGCCACCCCGCCGCGGTGACCAGCTCCGGCCTCATGTCGGCCCTCGCCGCCGAAGGGATCCTGCCGGTGGTACGGGAGAACTGGCCGTGGGACCGCTGCGTGGAACAACTCCGGGCGCGCCCAGGTCAGGTGACGGAGCGCCAGTTCTCCTTACTGGCCCGCGACTACTACCAGCGCTCCGACACCATCTGGCAGCTGACCGGCCTGCGCCCCACGCCCACACCCCTCACCCTGCTCCCGTCCGCGGCCCCCTGGTACCGCACCCACCTGGCCGGCACCTGAACGAAGGCCACCACCGGCCTCATTCGCCGTGGAGGATCCGAAAGGGACCGGTGACGTCCGCCGGGTCCCGGTCGACCACACGGACGGGTGCCCAGACCCACTGCCAGACACCGATCCCCGGCGTCCGGGAGAACCGGATCGGCCCACGGGTGCCCTCGACCTCCACCCGCGGCCATGCCGCGGCGATGGCCGCCCGGTCCGTGCCGTGCGAACGGAACACCTCGGCGAGGACGGTGACGCTGTCCCAGCCCTCGAAGGCCACGAACGAGGGCTCCTCGCCCAGCCGCTCGCGGAGCTCCTTCCCCACCCGCTCCCCGAGCGGACCGAGCCGCTCGGGCAGGTAGCGCAGGAAGGGGACCCCGGCGCCGTCCCCGCCCAGCGCCTCGGCCCATCCGGCGAACTCCGGCTGTCCGGCCGGAGCGCCGATCAGCACCTCCCCGAGCCGCCGGTCGCCCCGTACCGCCCGGACGATCGCCGCCGCCGGCTCCGGATATCCGACCAGCAGGAGGAGCGCGGTAGCCCCCTCCCCGGCGAGCACGTCACACACCCCTTCAACAGAGGTCCCGTCCACCTCGATCTCGACGACGCCGCCCCCACGACCGGCAAACCGCTCCCGCAGGATGCGCGTCCCGGAAGCCCAGTAGACACTCGGCTGGATCGCCACCGCGATCCGCCTGTGGCCCGCCTCAAACAGAAAGTCCGCGTACGTCCGCCAGCCGTGGGACTGCGCCGGAGCCAGCCGCGCGACCCACTCCGTCGGCTCCTCGGTGAGCACGTCGAGCACCGCGGAGGAACACAGGTACGGCACCCCGAGGGCATCGGCCCGAGCGGCGGCGGCCCGGGCGACGACGCTGTGGTACTCCCCCACCACGGCGGCCACCCCCAGCCCGGCCAGCTCCTCCACGGCCGCCGCGGCCCGCCCCGGATCGGCGGCGGTGTCCCGCACCATGAGCTCCAGCGCCCGCCCGTCAACCCCTCCCGCGTCATTGGCCTCCCGCACGGCAAGCTCAAGCCCCGCAAGCAGCTGCCGCCCCGCATCGACCCACCCGGGCCGCGCCAACGGCACGAGAGCCCCCAGCCGCACGACCGCCCCACCGGCCGGCCCCCCTGACGACGGCACTGCCGAGGCGTTCACAGATAACGCTCCTCTACTCCACGCCCACAGGCCCAAACCCACCGGCGCACCCAACTGATCATCCCGCCCATTGGACCCACCCCACCCCCAAAAAACAACCGCGTACCTCCACCCCCAAACCCCACAACACCCCAGCCCAGCACCACAAAAACCCCCACCACCCCGGCCCCCCACACCCCCAACCGAACACTCCCACCCGCGAACACACACCCACGGGAACCGGTACCCCGCCCCCGACGTCGTCGTACCAGCCGCACCCCCACACCACACACCCCAAACGGAACAGGCAGGAACGGCCCCATGACCCAGGCAGACTCGGGGCCGACCCCCACCCCAACCCCCGACCCCGCCCACCGCCTCCTCCCCCGCCAACCACCCCGCCCCCAACCCCGCCCACGCCCTTGGCCTTGGCCCTGGCCCACGGCCTTCAACGGCACACCCGTCCCCGTACGCCCCACACTCCCCGTACTCGCCACGCTCCTCTCCACACTCCTCGCCGTACTCCTGACCCGCCCCTCCCTCGTCCCCAACACCCCCGGCCACCTAGGCAGCTTCCTGGAGACGTTCCTGCCCTGGCTCGGCCTGGCCGTCCCGCTCCTCCTCGCCCTGGCCCTACACCGCCGCTCCGCCGCCACCGCCCTGGCCCTCCTGCTCCCCACCGCAGCCTGGCTCCTCCAGTTCGGCAACCTCCTCCCCCACACCCCCACCCAAGCCCCCGCCTCCACCCACCCCACCCTCACCGCCGTCCAGCACAACATCAGCGACGAGAACCCGAACCCCTCCCGAACGGCCAGCGCCCTCGCCGCCTCCCACCCCACCCTCATCGCCGTCGAGGAGCTCACCCCCGCCGCCCTCGCTGCCTTCACCGCCGCCCTCGCCGCGGACTACCCCCACCACGCCACCCACGGCACGGTCGGCCTCTGGTCGGCGTACCCGCTCACCGACGTCCGCCCCGTCGACATCAGACCGTCGGCCCTAACCGGCGACCCGCACTGGAACCGCGCCCTGCGCGCCACCGCCGCCACCCCCGGCGGGCCCGTCGCCGTCTACGTCGTCCACCTCCCCTCTCTACGCCTCGGCACCTCCGGCTTCGGATCCGCCCGCCGTGACGAGAGCGCAGTGCGGCTCGGCGCCGTCCTCGCCGCGGAACCCGCCGACCGCGTCGTCCTGCTCGGGGACCTCAACGGCACTGCCGACGACCGCGGCCTGGCCCCCCTTCGCACCGGCCTGGTAGCAAAGGCAACACCCGCCACCCCCGGCTTCGCCTTCACCTGGCCCGCGGCCTTCCCGCTGGCCCGGATCGACCAGATCCTGGCCCGCTCAGGCAACGTCACCCGCGTCCGTACGCTCCCCGCCACCTCCAGCGATCACCTGCCCCTCACCGCCGAGATCCTGTTCGATTAACGTACGCTCATGAGCGAATTCGTACTGGTGGCAGGCGCCTGGCTGGGAGCAGCGGCATGGGACGAGGTGGCCACCGAACTACGCACCGCACTGCGCACCACGGACGGCAGCCACGAGGTCCACGCACTGACCCTGTCCGGCCTCGCGGACAGACAGGGCGTCACGGTCGGCCTGCAGACGCACGTCACGGACATAGTCGACGCCATCGACGAACTCGGCCTGCGCGATGTGGTCCTCGTGGGCCACAGCTACTCCGGCATCCCGGTGGGCCAGGCCGCGGAGCGGATCGGCGCCCGCCTGAACCGGGTCGTCTTCGTCGATGCCAACGTCCCCGTCCACAACGAATCCTTCCTCTCCGCCTGGCCGGACGGCCGGGCAGCCGTAGAGGCCTCGATCGCCGCGAACGGCGGTTTCTGGCCGCCCCTGCAGGCCGCCGACTGTGAGGGCCAGGGCCTCAACGCCGAGCAGAGCGCCCGGCTCCTCGCCGGTGCGACCCCGCACCCGGGTGCCACGCTCACCGAACCGGCCGTACTGACCCACCCCCTCACCGAGCTCCCCGCGACCTACGTCAAGTGCCTGCTGGACGGCGCCGACCCCCACCCCGACGTGGCGGAGCTCCTGGCCGCCGGCCCGGACTGGCAGTGGGTCACCCTGGACACGGGCCACTGGCCGATGTTCTCCGCCCCGTCCGACCTGGCCCGCGTCCTCCTCGACGCCGCCGCGCAGGACGCCCCGCCGCCGGCTTCAGGTCTTCGCATCCACCCGGTGGACGCCGCCTCCGAAGCCGCGCTGAGCGACTGGCAGCACGTCCACAACACGGTCATCCCAACAACCCCCCTCTCCTTGGAAGACGTACGGGAGCGCTCCGCGCGCAACGTCCTTCACATCGCCCATCTCGGCGACACCATCGTCGGATGCACGACGGTCCGGCCCCCCGCGACCGGCTCCTCGACCGCCACCGTGATCGCGCGCGTCCTGCCCGCGTACCGGGGACGGGGTTTCGGCCGCGAGCTGTACTCCTACGCACTCGCCCAGGCACGGTCCCTCGGCGCCGAGGTGATCGAGACCGTGGTCCTCGCGTCCAACCCCGAGGGCCTGGACTTCGCGCGCCGAGCCGGCTTCATCGAGTTCGACCGCTACGTCCTCCCCGGCGACACCGTGGCCTTCGTAGACCTACGCCTCGCGTGAGCGTCCGCTGGGTACGCCTCGAACTCACCGTGCGCACCTTCGACTCCGCCCGGTTCACCCCGTGGGTCGACCGGTGCCGGGCGGCGGGGCTCAGCTCCACGACCCTCGCCCGGCTGAGCGACACAGAGGACGAGCGCCGCAGGCTCGACGACCCGAACAAACAATGCTCGGCCAACATCCCCGAGCGAGGCGCTTTCCACTCCTGCGATCCGGCCGGCACCATCGTCGCCCCGAACCAGGACGGCACGTGGGGCGGCATGACTGCGAACACCTCGGCCATCGCCTTGAACCGCACGCTCGGCTACGCGGACGCGAACCGGAACCGGGAGGCATCGGCCCAGGCCCAAGCCCCGGTCCCGGCCTAGGCCGGGACCCGGCGCTTCCTGGAGACGGCGACCCCGGCCAGGCAGACCGCACCACCGAGCAGGGTCAGCGCGGCCGGGACCTCGTCGAGGGCGATCCAGGCGATGAGCACCACGACGGCGGGCACCGCGTAGGTGGTCGCGCCCATCTTCCCCGCGGTGGTCCGCGACAGCGCGAACGACCAGGTGGTGAAGGCGAGTGCGGTCGGGAAGAGCCCCAGGTAGAGCATGTTGAGGACGGCGGAGAGCGGAGCCCCGGGAAGCTGGTCGACGAGCTGCCCGACGAAGGGCAGGGTGACGGCCGTGCCGACGAAGCAGCCGTACGTGGTCACCTGGAGCGGGCTGGCATACGCCAGCGCCGGCTTCTGCGCGACCACCCCGGCCCCGTACGTGAGCGCGGCGACCAGGCAGAGCAGGACACCTCCCACCGACGCGGACCCACCGTTCGAGGTGGACAGTCCGACCAGCACCGCCCCGGCGAACGAGACCGCCATGCCCGCCAACAGCAGGGGCGGGAAACCCTCCTTCAGCAGCCAGCCGCTGAGCAGGGCGATCACGATCGGGCCGATGTTGACGATCATGGCCGCCGTACCGGCGTCCACGAG
This window encodes:
- a CDS encoding ABC transporter substrate-binding protein, giving the protein MNASAVPSSGGPAGGAVVRLGALVPLARPGWVDAGRQLLAGLELAVREANDAGGVDGRALELMVRDTAADPGRAAAAVEELAGLGVAAVVGEYHSVVARAAAARADALGVPYLCSSAVLDVLTEEPTEWVARLAPAQSHGWRTYADFLFEAGHRRIAVAIQPSVYWASGTRILRERFAGRGGGVVEIEVDGTSVEGVCDVLAGEGATALLLLVGYPEPAAAIVRAVRGDRRLGEVLIGAPAGQPEFAGWAEALGGDGAGVPFLRYLPERLGPLGERVGKELRERLGEEPSFVAFEGWDSVTVLAEVFRSHGTDRAAIAAAWPRVEVEGTRGPIRFSRTPGIGVWQWVWAPVRVVDRDPADVTGPFRILHGE
- a CDS encoding GNAT family N-acetyltransferase; translated protein: MDAASEAALSDWQHVHNTVIPTTPLSLEDVRERSARNVLHIAHLGDTIVGCTTVRPPATGSSTATVIARVLPAYRGRGFGRELYSYALAQARSLGAEVIETVVLASNPEGLDFARRAGFIEFDRYVLPGDTVAFVDLRLA
- a CDS encoding DMT family transporter — encoded protein: MNKTSDQVRTDRRALIAAGVTVVLWASAFVSIRSAAAHFGPGALAFGRLLTASVALGLVLVVKRVPPPPKQAWPGILISGVLWFGLYMVTLNWGEQLVDAGTAAMIVNIGPIVIALLSGWLLKEGFPPLLLAGMAVSFAGAVLVGLSTSNGGSASVGGVLLCLVAALTYGAGVVAQKPALAYASPLQVTTYGCFVGTAVTLPFVGQLVDQLPGAPLSAVLNMLYLGLFPTALAFTTWSFALSRTTAGKMGATTYAVPAVVVLIAWIALDEVPAALTLLGGAVCLAGVAVSRKRRVPA
- a CDS encoding NAD-dependent epimerase/dehydratase family protein is translated as MQTSERPRVIVLTGATGFVGSAALDALARHPGILVRALARTPGAAREGVEWVRADLGDPCSLKGTCEGAAALVNLASYIGRDEERCHTVNVLGGASLLAEAVRAGVDRIVHLSTAAVYGNLPHRGIEVDEVTPDPASAASRTRLAAEAPVLAAGGTVLRPGLVLGAGDRWVVPALAELMDRVPASWDGGRALLSVVDVGELARLIDTLATAPGPAVGGVHHASHPAAVTSSGLMSALAAEGILPVVRENWPWDRCVEQLRARPGQVTERQFSLLARDYYQRSDTIWQLTGLRPTPTPLTLLPSAAPWYRTHLAGT
- a CDS encoding endonuclease/exonuclease/phosphatase family protein codes for the protein MTQADSGPTPTPTPDPAHRLLPRQPPRPQPRPRPWPWPWPTAFNGTPVPVRPTLPVLATLLSTLLAVLLTRPSLVPNTPGHLGSFLETFLPWLGLAVPLLLALALHRRSAATALALLLPTAAWLLQFGNLLPHTPTQAPASTHPTLTAVQHNISDENPNPSRTASALAASHPTLIAVEELTPAALAAFTAALAADYPHHATHGTVGLWSAYPLTDVRPVDIRPSALTGDPHWNRALRATAATPGGPVAVYVVHLPSLRLGTSGFGSARRDESAVRLGAVLAAEPADRVVLLGDLNGTADDRGLAPLRTGLVAKATPATPGFAFTWPAAFPLARIDQILARSGNVTRVRTLPATSSDHLPLTAEILFD